The following coding sequences lie in one Arachis hypogaea cultivar Tifrunner chromosome 4, arahy.Tifrunner.gnm2.J5K5, whole genome shotgun sequence genomic window:
- the LOC140184208 gene encoding uncharacterized protein — protein MTRFAPFYLTLGSLNEKKNSIIRMFISDKWKASKCSKTRDGKNIENIVLGKTFWKNIIDCLRGAYALFHVLRIVDSEEKSAMGYMYSEIDRTKEKIKNAFQSVKASPNFKVEYGVKKGLYDCLDILVGDSALITIIDSQLEDFKGKAKFLGRDVAKNAFKTKTPLQCSSECDRNWSAFEMVHTKRRNRLKTSTMNDIVFVMTDSRLARKKPSRNNADYSLEDLDSDVEWIVEDKNIMKNLEEFDTQNDVNLAPQEDEGKDGSPLIDLEIPLLDVDAFNELLNFSLNENQNIGEHDDHNVNELF, from the exons ATGACACGATTCGCTCCTTTTTACCTTACTTTGGGTAGTCTTAATGAGAAAAAGAATTCAATAATTAGAATGTTCATCTCGGATAAGTGGAAGGCAAGCAAGTGTTCAAAGACAAGGGATGGGAAAAACATTGAAAATATTGTTTTGGGTAAAACGTTTTGGAAAAACATTATCGATTGCTTGAGAGGTGCTTATGCTCTTTTTCACGTGCTCCGTATAGTGGATTCAGAGGAAAAATCAGCTATGGGATACATGTATTCTGAAATTGATCGTACTAAAGAAAAGATTAAAAATGCTTTTCAAAGTGTTAAAGCAAG TCCTAATTTTAAGGTTGAGTATGGTGTTAAGAAAGGACTTTATGATTGTTTGGATATACTTGTGGGAGATTCTGCACTCATTACAATTATTGATAGTCAACTTGAAGATTTCAAGGGTAAGGCTAAATTTTTGGGTAGAGATGTAGCCAAGAATGCTTTCAAAACCAAAACCCCTTTACAATG TTCATCGGAATGTGACCGCAATTGGAGTGCTTTTGAGATG GTTCACACGAAAAGGAGAAATCGTTTGAAGACAAGCACTATGAATGACATTGTTTTTGTGATGACCGATTCAAGATTGGCAAGGAAGAAGCCATCAAGAAACAATGCTGACTATAGTCTTGAAGACTTAGATTCAGATGTAGAATGGATTgtggaagataaaaatataatgaaaaatttGGAGGAGTTTGACACACAAAATGATGTAAACTTAGCCCCTCAAGAAGATGAAGGTAAAGATGGGAGTCCTTTgattgatttggagattcctcttcTTGATGTTGATGCTTTCAATGAGCTTCTCAATTTTTCTCTTAATGAAAATCAAAATATTGGAGAACATGATGATCATAATGTTAATGAATTGTTctag